One part of the Osmerus mordax isolate fOsmMor3 chromosome 18, fOsmMor3.pri, whole genome shotgun sequence genome encodes these proteins:
- the LOC136961848 gene encoding tuftelin-like isoform X1, producing the protein MNDVTQILYTNEDVRRDTGMNPISRASDLPQPINQDQRLGLVAPSEEKVEVIKVYLEARNQREAKQQSVKMLTDEVSQIQEVRYCLKTLREQMAARQNNNIKKFPVNGFRVSLPSNQAVVANGNLDGTESEAHVKDNQEESSRLREVTKRLYAQLKESEKKHQDEKDRLHAESSEFRQRLDEQSERLQRAEGQAEDRGQRVEELQRLLGGMEVESAGLQDKMAATEAELQQLRESKEEVLEKERRSEDLEKQLAVQKEKIHHLDDMLKCQQRKVRHMIEQLQNSRTVIQERDRAIRDLEEKVAFLEAENREMHDQMEYFLGGQAPETQTSAEHKPQIIFSKPLTPTTLANKSLPFIKVIEIKS; encoded by the exons ATGAACGACGTTACGCAAATATTATATACTAACGAAGATGTCAGAAGAGATACAGGAATGAAT CCAATCAGCAGAGCTTCTGACCTACCTCAGCCAATCAATCAAGACCAGAGACTTGGTCTGGTTGCACCCTCAGAAGAGAAAGTAGAGGTCATCAAG GTGTACCTTGAGGCACGCAATCAGAGAGAAGCCAAACAACAGAGTGTCAAGATGCTGACAGATGAGGTGTCTCAAATACAGGAG GTGAGGTACTGTCTAAAGACCTTGAGGGAGCAAATGGCAGCCAGACAGAACAACAACATTAAAAAG TTTCCTGTTAATGGCTTTAGAGTCAGCCTGCCTAGCAACCAAGCTGTTGTCGCCAATGGTAACCTTGATGGGACTGAGTCAGAAGCTCAT GTGAAGGAcaaccaggaggagagcagcaggctgAGGGAGGTGACTAAGCGTTTGTACGCCCAGCTGAAGGAATCAGAGAAGAAACATCAGGATGAAAAAGACAGACTGCAT GCAGAAAGCAGCGAGTTTCGCCAGCGCCTGGATGAGCAGTCTGAACGTCTGCAGAGGGCAGAGGGGCAGGCCGAGGACCGTGGCCAAcgggtggaggagctgcagaggCTGCTTGGTGGCATGGAAGTGGAGAGCGCCGGTCTGCaggacaagatggccgccacggAGGCTGAGCTACAGCAGCTGAGGGAGTCTAAGGAGGAGGTCCTGGAGAAGGAGCGGAG gtctGAGGACTTGGAGAAGCAACTAGCCGTTCAGAAGGAAAAGATCCATCACCTTGACGATATGCTGAAGTGCCAGCAGAGGAAGGTCCGCCACATGATCGAACAG CTGCAGAACTCCCGGACAGTGATCCAGGAGAGGGATCGGGCGATCAGAGATCTGGAGGAGAAAGTGGCTTTCCTGGAGGCTGAG AACAGAGAGATGCACGATCAAATGGAGTACTTCTTGGGAGGGCAGGCACCCGAGACACAGACATCCGCTGAACACAAACCTCAAATCATCTTCAG CAAGCCGCTCACACCAACCACCCTTGCCAACAAGTCTCTTCCCTTCATCAAAGTCATTGAGATTAAGTCCTGA
- the LOC136961848 gene encoding tuftelin-like isoform X2: MLTDEVSQIQEVRYCLKTLREQMAARQNNNIKKFPVNGFRVSLPSNQAVVANGNLDGTESEAHVKDNQEESSRLREVTKRLYAQLKESEKKHQDEKDRLHAESSEFRQRLDEQSERLQRAEGQAEDRGQRVEELQRLLGGMEVESAGLQDKMAATEAELQQLRESKEEVLEKERRSEDLEKQLAVQKEKIHHLDDMLKCQQRKVRHMIEQLQNSRTVIQERDRAIRDLEEKVAFLEAENREMHDQMEYFLGGQAPETQTSAEHKPQIIFSKPLTPTTLANKSLPFIKVIEIKS; the protein is encoded by the exons ATGCTGACAGATGAGGTGTCTCAAATACAGGAG GTGAGGTACTGTCTAAAGACCTTGAGGGAGCAAATGGCAGCCAGACAGAACAACAACATTAAAAAG TTTCCTGTTAATGGCTTTAGAGTCAGCCTGCCTAGCAACCAAGCTGTTGTCGCCAATGGTAACCTTGATGGGACTGAGTCAGAAGCTCAT GTGAAGGAcaaccaggaggagagcagcaggctgAGGGAGGTGACTAAGCGTTTGTACGCCCAGCTGAAGGAATCAGAGAAGAAACATCAGGATGAAAAAGACAGACTGCAT GCAGAAAGCAGCGAGTTTCGCCAGCGCCTGGATGAGCAGTCTGAACGTCTGCAGAGGGCAGAGGGGCAGGCCGAGGACCGTGGCCAAcgggtggaggagctgcagaggCTGCTTGGTGGCATGGAAGTGGAGAGCGCCGGTCTGCaggacaagatggccgccacggAGGCTGAGCTACAGCAGCTGAGGGAGTCTAAGGAGGAGGTCCTGGAGAAGGAGCGGAG gtctGAGGACTTGGAGAAGCAACTAGCCGTTCAGAAGGAAAAGATCCATCACCTTGACGATATGCTGAAGTGCCAGCAGAGGAAGGTCCGCCACATGATCGAACAG CTGCAGAACTCCCGGACAGTGATCCAGGAGAGGGATCGGGCGATCAGAGATCTGGAGGAGAAAGTGGCTTTCCTGGAGGCTGAG AACAGAGAGATGCACGATCAAATGGAGTACTTCTTGGGAGGGCAGGCACCCGAGACACAGACATCCGCTGAACACAAACCTCAAATCATCTTCAG CAAGCCGCTCACACCAACCACCCTTGCCAACAAGTCTCTTCCCTTCATCAAAGTCATTGAGATTAAGTCCTGA
- the LOC136961850 gene encoding protein C1orf43 homolog isoform X2 has translation MAESPLSGVNVVLVMAYGSLGLRENIDSRLSKVHDIRFEPRLLSEQDDRLKPGTQLNCYNYLYRMKALDAIRDSGIPLQEMSRNPNALTGRSFLNWLLELRNSHSLIKSSRSTLIDNLLEGYDSARHGTGVFGEAEFLKYQEALNELADVVKAYSSTTSLDQHHQSAAKDLTCSPTRGTPSTIQVTYLPSTGQRSKRPKHFLELKSFKDNYNTLESTL, from the exons ATGGCAGAGTCACCTTTATCGGGAGTCAATGTGGTTCTTGTCATGGCCTACGGTAGCTTG GGTCTGCGGGAGAACATAGATTCTCGCCTGTCTAAGGTCCACGATATTCGTTTCGAACCTCGGCTCCTCTCGGAACAAGATGATAGACTCAAGCCTGGCACCCAGCTTA ATTGCTACAACTACCTGTACAGAATGAAGGCCCTGGATGCTATACGTGATTCGG GTATCCCGCTGCAAGAGATGAGTCGAAACCCAAATGCTTTGACTGGACGCAGCTTCCTGAACTGGCTGCTGGAGCTGCGGAACTCCCATTCGTTAATTAAGAGCAGCCGCAGCACCCTTATAGACAACCTGTTGGAGGGCTATGACAGTGCCCGCCACGGGACCGgg GTTTTTGGGGAAGCAGAGTTTCTGAAATACCAGGAAGCTCTTAATGAACTGGCTGATGT TGTAAAAGCCTACTCCAGCACCACTAGTCTGGACCAGCACCACCAGTCTGCAGCTAAAGATCTGACGTGTTCCCCAACGCGTGGCACTCCCTCCACCATCCAGGTGACCTACCTGCCGTCCACCGGCCAACGAAGCAAGAGGCCCAAGCATTTCCTGGAGCTCAAAAGCTTCAAAGACAATTACAATACCCTGGAGAGCACCCTTTGA
- the LOC136961850 gene encoding protein C1orf43 homolog isoform X1, with product MAESPLSGVNVVLVMAYGSLVFVLLFIFVKRQIMRFAMRSRRGPHAPIGHNAPKGLRENIDSRLSKVHDIRFEPRLLSEQDDRLKPGTQLNCYNYLYRMKALDAIRDSGIPLQEMSRNPNALTGRSFLNWLLELRNSHSLIKSSRSTLIDNLLEGYDSARHGTGVFGEAEFLKYQEALNELADVVKAYSSTTSLDQHHQSAAKDLTCSPTRGTPSTIQVTYLPSTGQRSKRPKHFLELKSFKDNYNTLESTL from the exons ATGGCAGAGTCACCTTTATCGGGAGTCAATGTGGTTCTTGTCATGGCCTACGGTAGCTTG GTGTTCGTATTATTGTTCATCTTTGTCAAGAGGCAGATCATGCGTTTTGCAATGAGGTCTCGTAGAGGACCCCATGCCCCTATTGGACACAACGCCCCTAAG GGTCTGCGGGAGAACATAGATTCTCGCCTGTCTAAGGTCCACGATATTCGTTTCGAACCTCGGCTCCTCTCGGAACAAGATGATAGACTCAAGCCTGGCACCCAGCTTA ATTGCTACAACTACCTGTACAGAATGAAGGCCCTGGATGCTATACGTGATTCGG GTATCCCGCTGCAAGAGATGAGTCGAAACCCAAATGCTTTGACTGGACGCAGCTTCCTGAACTGGCTGCTGGAGCTGCGGAACTCCCATTCGTTAATTAAGAGCAGCCGCAGCACCCTTATAGACAACCTGTTGGAGGGCTATGACAGTGCCCGCCACGGGACCGgg GTTTTTGGGGAAGCAGAGTTTCTGAAATACCAGGAAGCTCTTAATGAACTGGCTGATGT TGTAAAAGCCTACTCCAGCACCACTAGTCTGGACCAGCACCACCAGTCTGCAGCTAAAGATCTGACGTGTTCCCCAACGCGTGGCACTCCCTCCACCATCCAGGTGACCTACCTGCCGTCCACCGGCCAACGAAGCAAGAGGCCCAAGCATTTCCTGGAGCTCAAAAGCTTCAAAGACAATTACAATACCCTGGAGAGCACCCTTTGA